One genomic window of Anguilla anguilla isolate fAngAng1 chromosome 13, fAngAng1.pri, whole genome shotgun sequence includes the following:
- the zgc:171566 gene encoding zgc:171566: MCSSAVAFAVLAAVFCSVPVSVQAGPRLNNRPIIGILAQEIISGDRHARGSSYIPASYVKYLESAGARVVPVRINRTNEEYVTLFHSINGLLLPGGDVDLQKSQYSRVSKIFYDLAIKANDMSDYFPIWGTCQGFQQLTVLTSGKNLLTLTDTKAVALPLTFTPAAQNSRLLKSFPKDLLQSLSVENITSNFHSWSLTLQNFSRNMRLRRFYKVLSINTDGKKEFISTMEAYRYPFYAVQWHPEKAPFEWIEKSGMVHTASAVKASFHSAIFFVSEAMKSQHSFSSPVEEEKALIYNYSPVFKGIGSVFMQNYYFD; encoded by the exons ATGTGTTCCTCGGCAGTTGCATTTGCGGTGTTGGCCGCCGTCTTCTGCAGTGTTCCCGTTTCAGTACAAGCCGGCCCGCGTTTGAATAACAGACCAATAATCG GGATTTTGGCCCAGGAGATTATTTCGGGAGACCGCCATGCACGGGGATCCTCGTATATTCCCGCCTCATATGTGAAATACCTGGAGTCGGCTGGGGCGAGAGTGGTGCCAGTCAG AATAAACCGCACAAATGAGGAATATGTCACGCTGTTCCACTCCATAAATgg GCTGCTGcttccaggtggagatgtcgaTCTGCAAAAATCACAGTACAGCAGAGTGTCAAAGATATTTTATGACCTGGCAATAAAG GCCAATGACATGTCCGATTACTTCCCCATCTGGGGAACGTGCCAGGGATTCCAGCAACTGACTGTTCTCACCAGCGGCAAAAACCTACTGACCCTTACGGACACCAAGGCTGTGGCCCTTCCCTTAACATTCACCCCAG CTGCGCAGAACAGCCGTTTGCTCAAGAGTTTCCCAAAGGACCTGCTGCAGTCCCTGTCTGTGGAGAACATAACCTCCAACTTCCACAGCTGGAGCCTCACACTGCAG AATTTCTCTCGGAATATGAGGTTAAGAAGGTTCTACAAGGTTCTCTCCATCAACACAGACGGTAAAAAGGAGTTCATTTCGACCATGGAAG CCTACCGCTACCCGTTCTACGCGGTCCAGTGGCATCCGGAGAAGGCCCCCTTTGAGTGGATAGAGAAGTCCGGGATGGTGCACACTGCCTCCGCCGTCAAGGCCTCCTTCCACTCAGCCATCTTCTTTGTGTCTGAGG ccATGAAAAGTCAGCATTCCTTCTCCAGCCCCgttgaagaagaaaaagccCTTATTTACAACTATTCTCCTGTTTTCAAGGGCATTGGAAGTGTGTTCATGCAGAATTATTACTTTGATTAA